A genomic stretch from Asterias rubens chromosome 7, eAstRub1.3, whole genome shotgun sequence includes:
- the LOC117292325 gene encoding piggyBac transposable element-derived protein 3-like, with product MAASSSKSEEEFLDNAVATANETGCLMSLHEWSTEEGSSSVQESQPESQPEEEREDEEDGDGESEDGDGDEGENGDEGESRDDGEAIEEEEDEDESKDTLDDSGGQGDEDEDGDDSSEDDSDNSDIPEPTPTKRRRPQPAPRRKRGKVQPESDNVPDPPSVYQPDYPCDEDGWTRTLHNISIEAFRGKTPHGACFRRSDSPLNYFLHFFPLSLLLSIVAWTNVRLKKPRKVLTNIREIRAWFGVHVLMGVVKVNNYRLYWSTHPALHNTAISTTMTRNRFDTLNEYLACNDPQKDPELIKDKAERYCTKKKHPLYLLQPIWDKVRDQCLHQYNAARELTVDEAMIKYRGFKSCVRKFFMPLKPIRAGFKVYVLAESSTGTTLNFMVHPHGDKPSKMADITMKVTKHHLGRYHHLYTDKLYTSVNLANLLLQKSTYLTGAVKSNSKGLPKDLLTTSANPDRQRAANAKKVPRGTFYIRQNGSIIAAMWKDSWVMMTLSTGHQGWRDPLHHTVKKKIPHPDTGRLIKSDIPAPPQAIDYTRYMGGVDRGDQLRSYHTCSRKSQFWWKKLLYFRIDIARVNAWIAFKQHHCPEDEDDDEEEDVSSSTKTMSHTSFIVQLGT from the coding sequence atggcggcctCATCATCGAAGAGCGAGGAGGAGTTTCTTGATAATGCCGTTGCTACTGCCAATGAGACAGGATGCCTTATGTCATTACATGAATGGTCGACCGAGGAGGGCTCCTCATCAGTGCAAGAGAGCCAGCCAGAGAGTCAGCCAGAAGAAGAAAGAGAGGATGAAGAAGATGGGGATGGTGAAAGTGAGGATGGTGATGGGGATGAAGGGGAGAATGGTGATGAGGGTGAAAGCAGGGATGACGGGGAGGCTatagaggaggaggaggatgagGATGAGTCAAAAGATACCTTGGATGACAGTGGTGGCCAGGGTGATGAGGATGAGGATGGCGATGACAGCTCAGAGGATGACAGCGACAACAGTGACATCCCAGAGCCAACTCCAACCAAAAGGCGCCGTCCACAACCAGCCCCTCGTAGGAAGAGAGGAAAAGTACAGCCTGAATCTGACAATGTTCCCGATCCACCGTCGGTTTACCAGCCAGACTACCCCTGCGATGAAGATGGTTGGACGAGAACCCTACATAACATCAGCATCGAGGCCTTCAGGGGGAAAACACCGCACGGAGCCTGTTTTCGACGGTCCGACTCGCCACTCAACTACTTTCTCCATTTTTTCCCACTAAGCCTTCTACTGTCAATAGTAGCGTGGACAAACGTAAGGCTGAAAAAACCACGGAAAGTGCTCACAAATATCCGAGAAATTCGTGCCTGGTTTGGTGTTCATGTTTTGATGGGAGTAGTCAAAGTCAACAATTACCGGCTCTACTGGTCCACCCACCCAGCCCTACACAACACAGCCATTTCCACTACAATGACAAGGAACCGGTTCGACACACTAAATGAATACCTGGCCTGCAATGATCCTCAAAAAGACCCGGAACTCATAAAGGACAAGGCTGAGCGATACtgtacaaagaaaaaacatcccctGTACCTCCTCCAACCAATCTGGGACAAAGTGCGAGATCAATGCCTTCATCAGTACAACGCCGCCCGAGAGCTAACGGTTGATGAGGCAATGATAAAGTACCGTGGCTTCAAGTCATGTGTTCGGAAGTTTTTCATGCCCCTCAAACCCATCAGAGCAGGGTTTAAAGTGTATGTGCTGGCGGAGTCTTCTACAGGAACCACCCTTAATTTCATGGTCCATCCTCATGGTGACAAGCCATCAAAAATGGCCGACATCACCATGAAAGTTACAAAACACCATCTTGGCCGCTACCACCACCTCTATACTGATAAGCTTTACACATCCGTCAACCTCGCCAATCTCCTCCTTCAAAAATCAACATACCTTACAGGGGCTGTGAAGTCGAATAGCAAGGGGCTCCCCAAAGACCTACTCACCACCTCGGCAAACCCTGACAGGCAGAGAGCTGCAAATGCCAAAAAAGTCCCAAGAGGCACATTTTACATCCGACAGAATGGCAGCATCATAGCGGCGATGTGGAAGGACAGCTGGGTGATGATGACCCTTTCCACAGGTCACCAGGGTTGGCGAGATCCTCTCCATCACACTGTCAAGAAGAAGATTCCACACCCGGACACAGGTCGGCTAATCAAGAGCGACATACCTGCTCCTCCCCAGGCAATCGATTATACGAGATACATGGGTGGTGTCGATCGAGGAGATCAACTGCGATCTTACCATACTTGCTCCAGGAAATCCCAGTTCTGGTGGAAGAAGCTATTGTACTTCCGGATCGACATTGCCCGTGTGAATGCCTGGATTGCCTTCAAACAGCATCACTGTCCTGAGGATGAGGACGATGATGAGGAGGAAGACGTTTCCTCTTCAACCAAGACGATGAGCCACACGTCTTTCATCGTTCAACTCGGCACTTAA